One window of Candidatus Mycobacterium wuenschmannii genomic DNA carries:
- a CDS encoding TetR/AcrR family transcriptional regulator: MPDQQLHPARSLSSVARTPAQARILAAALDLFADHGVSGTSLQMIADAIGVTKAAVYHKFKTKEEIVVAVAETEMAALEVALEAAEAEGDSVRARKVLLIEVVGMAVERRRWVMSLQNDPAMVRVLGEHAPLRDLTTRLYAILLDEPDDTEMRIAAALFSGAIASTVVSPLVDSIDDATLCSVLIALLSRMFRLPD; this comes from the coding sequence GTGCCGGACCAGCAGCTACACCCAGCGCGATCGCTGAGCAGCGTCGCGCGCACTCCTGCGCAGGCCCGCATCCTGGCTGCGGCGCTGGACCTGTTCGCCGACCACGGGGTGAGCGGGACGTCGCTGCAGATGATCGCCGATGCGATCGGAGTCACGAAGGCGGCTGTCTACCACAAATTCAAGACCAAAGAAGAGATCGTCGTGGCGGTCGCCGAGACGGAAATGGCGGCGCTCGAGGTCGCGCTGGAGGCAGCCGAAGCCGAGGGCGACTCGGTGCGCGCTCGCAAGGTGCTGCTCATCGAAGTGGTGGGAATGGCGGTCGAGCGCCGCCGCTGGGTGATGAGTCTGCAAAACGACCCGGCGATGGTGCGGGTGCTGGGCGAGCACGCGCCGCTACGTGACCTCACCACCCGGCTGTACGCGATCCTGCTCGACGAGCCCGACGACACCGAGATGCGCATCGCCGCCGCGCTGTTCTCCGGCGCGATCGCAAGCACGGTCGTCAGCCCGTTGGTCGACAGCATCGACGATGCCACCCTGTGCTCGGTACTGATTGCGCTGCTCTCGCGGATGTTCCGGCTGCCCGATTGA
- a CDS encoding NAD(P)H-dependent flavin oxidoreductase, with protein sequence MALISGGRLASAVTAAGGLGLIGGGYGDSDWLQREFGLADGATVGCGFITWSLARRAELLDEVLEHDPATVMLSFGDLQPFAKQVHAAGIPLIAQVQTLEHARQALDAGAEIVVAQGGEAGGHGMTVRSTFTLVPEVVDLAAGRAPDALVLAAGGIADGRGLAAALMLGADGVVVGTRLWASPEALVSPRAHERAIGASGDDTYRTRVYDHVRQLDWPLEYNERALSNPFVDRWHGHEAELLAALPGTIETYENAVAAEDFEAAAILIGESIGLVDAVRPAGDIVAGIASQADRILKTAKRFTGEG encoded by the coding sequence ATGGCGCTGATCTCCGGGGGCAGGCTCGCCTCGGCCGTGACGGCGGCAGGCGGCCTCGGTCTGATCGGCGGCGGCTATGGCGACTCCGACTGGCTGCAGCGCGAATTCGGACTGGCCGACGGGGCGACGGTCGGATGCGGCTTCATCACTTGGAGCCTGGCCCGCAGGGCCGAACTGCTCGACGAGGTCCTCGAACACGACCCGGCGACGGTGATGCTGTCGTTCGGCGACCTGCAGCCGTTCGCAAAACAGGTCCATGCCGCCGGGATCCCGTTGATCGCACAGGTCCAGACCCTCGAGCACGCGCGTCAGGCGCTCGACGCGGGCGCGGAGATCGTGGTCGCGCAGGGCGGCGAAGCGGGCGGCCATGGCATGACGGTGCGCTCGACGTTCACGCTGGTGCCCGAGGTCGTCGACCTGGCCGCCGGACGCGCTCCCGACGCGCTGGTGCTCGCGGCGGGTGGCATCGCCGATGGACGCGGGCTGGCGGCGGCACTGATGCTCGGCGCCGACGGGGTCGTGGTGGGCACCCGGCTGTGGGCGTCCCCCGAGGCGCTGGTCTCGCCGCGGGCCCACGAGCGGGCGATCGGAGCCAGCGGCGACGACACCTATCGCACCCGAGTCTATGACCATGTGCGCCAACTCGATTGGCCGCTGGAATACAACGAACGCGCGTTGAGCAATCCGTTCGTCGACCGGTGGCACGGGCACGAAGCGGAATTGCTGGCCGCGCTGCCCGGCACGATCGAGACCTACGAGAATGCGGTCGCCGCAGAGGACTTCGAAGCTGCGGCCATTCTGATCGGAGAGTCGATCGGCCTGGTCGACGCCGTCCGGCCGGCCGGGGACATCGTCGCCGGCATCGCCTCGCAGGCGGACCGAATCCTGAAAACGGCCAAGCGCTTTACCGGAGAAGGGTGA
- a CDS encoding acyltransferase family protein — protein MTAGPVRAQAVDFYRVVGVILIVLGHWIAGSVTYRDGTFGRQNPLLDQPWTQWLTWLFQAVPMFFLVAGYAGAVSWGNRRIGDEMTRQVWVRHRLSRVLGPSAVYVAVVSVSVVAFHAAGTAASLLEYAGWAVAMHLWFLAVYLVVVSLTPIAIAAQHRWGLRAPAALALGVVAADIAALAAHLPYVNLVNYLLSWGLLYQLGIAWQSGLLAGPRAVALAIGSAGALWLLIWLGPYPVSMIGVPGQAVQNTEPPSVAMVAFGCAQAGLVIAAAPVVERALRGAAVRRVLARANANVMALYLWHMIPVVIVAVIAYPAGWLAQPEQGGVAWWLGRLEWVAVLSVVTAAELALLWWGRRVFAAPLPGAAVLARRWAEPAMVAGVVLASYGFSALAAAGFAPSGRFPGLTSAIFAAGVLLVALRSRAPAAATSLRH, from the coding sequence ATGACCGCAGGCCCGGTCCGCGCCCAGGCGGTGGACTTCTACCGCGTCGTCGGAGTCATCCTGATCGTTCTGGGCCACTGGATAGCCGGATCGGTGACCTACCGGGATGGCACGTTCGGCCGTCAGAACCCCCTGTTGGACCAGCCCTGGACGCAGTGGCTCACGTGGCTCTTCCAGGCCGTGCCGATGTTCTTTCTGGTTGCGGGCTATGCCGGCGCCGTCTCGTGGGGCAATCGCCGAATCGGCGACGAGATGACCCGGCAGGTCTGGGTCCGGCATCGGCTCTCCCGGGTACTCGGCCCGTCCGCCGTCTACGTCGCCGTGGTGTCGGTCAGCGTGGTGGCGTTCCACGCGGCCGGGACGGCAGCGTCGCTGCTGGAATACGCGGGCTGGGCGGTGGCCATGCACCTGTGGTTTCTCGCGGTCTACCTCGTCGTCGTGTCGTTGACGCCGATAGCGATTGCGGCACAACACCGTTGGGGGCTTCGCGCGCCGGCCGCCCTCGCGTTGGGCGTGGTCGCGGCGGACATCGCCGCGCTGGCGGCCCATCTCCCCTACGTGAACCTCGTCAACTACCTGCTGTCTTGGGGACTGCTCTATCAACTCGGGATCGCTTGGCAAAGTGGGCTTTTGGCCGGGCCCAGGGCTGTCGCGCTGGCGATCGGTTCGGCGGGAGCGCTGTGGCTGTTGATCTGGCTCGGTCCGTACCCGGTCAGCATGATCGGCGTTCCCGGCCAGGCCGTGCAGAACACCGAACCGCCCTCGGTGGCGATGGTTGCGTTCGGCTGCGCGCAAGCGGGGCTGGTGATCGCCGCCGCGCCGGTCGTCGAGCGCGCACTGCGCGGTGCGGCGGTTCGGCGCGTGCTGGCCCGGGCCAACGCCAATGTGATGGCGTTGTACCTGTGGCACATGATTCCGGTGGTGATCGTCGCGGTGATCGCCTACCCGGCCGGATGGTTGGCGCAACCCGAGCAGGGCGGCGTCGCATGGTGGCTCGGCCGGCTGGAATGGGTGGCCGTCCTCAGCGTGGTGACTGCCGCGGAGCTCGCGCTGCTGTGGTGGGGTCGGCGGGTGTTCGCCGCGCCGCTGCCGGGTGCCGCTGTGCTGGCGCGGCGCTGGGCCGAACCGGCGATGGTGGCCGGGGTCGTGCTGGCGTCCTACGGGTTCTCGGCCTTGGCCGCGGCGGGCTTCGCGCCGAGCGGGCGATTTCCAGGTCTGACCTCGGCGATATTCGCTGCCGGGGTGCTACTGGTGGCGCTGCGCTCGCGTGCTCCGGCCGCGGCAACATCGTTGCGGCACTGA
- a CDS encoding LLM class flavin-dependent oxidoreductase — protein MAKLRFGYFIAPFHRAGTNPTLAMQRDLELVAHLDALGFDEAWIGEHHSAGSEIIASPEIFIAAAAERTKWIKLCTGVISLAYHNPLWVADRLMMLDHLTHGRVIGGVGPGSLPSDSSMIGLTPTDTRELLDTNLDIVVRLLRGETVSAKTPTHELHNARLQLAPYSEGGVQLAVAAVASPTGARLAGKHGIGLLSIGATLTVDGFNALQYHWDIVEERAAVFGTAVDRRNWSLVSPFHIAETEKQAREDVKFGLAPWFNYFQKVAAFPQMTMPGEQIDEMIDVINDNGAGVIGTPERAREQVQRMWDQSGGFGCMLQMGHEWANPAATRRSAELFAAEVMPHFQGQAQPTLDAAARASEAREGLAQSQIDAVAHMAKKYEDEISSK, from the coding sequence ATGGCCAAGCTCCGCTTTGGGTACTTCATTGCTCCGTTCCACCGCGCGGGCACCAATCCGACGCTGGCCATGCAGCGTGACCTCGAACTCGTCGCGCACCTCGACGCGCTCGGCTTCGACGAGGCCTGGATCGGCGAACACCATTCCGCCGGAAGCGAAATCATCGCGTCGCCGGAGATCTTCATCGCCGCCGCAGCGGAGCGGACCAAGTGGATCAAGCTGTGCACCGGCGTCATTTCGCTCGCCTACCACAACCCGCTCTGGGTGGCCGATCGCTTGATGATGCTGGACCACCTCACCCACGGCCGAGTGATCGGCGGGGTCGGCCCCGGATCGCTGCCCAGCGACTCGTCGATGATCGGCCTGACCCCGACCGACACCCGCGAACTGCTGGACACCAACCTCGACATCGTGGTGCGACTGCTGCGCGGCGAGACGGTATCGGCGAAAACGCCGACCCACGAACTGCACAACGCCCGCCTGCAACTCGCGCCGTACTCCGAGGGCGGCGTCCAGCTGGCGGTGGCCGCGGTCGCCTCACCGACCGGTGCGCGGCTGGCCGGCAAGCACGGCATCGGGTTGCTGTCGATCGGGGCGACGCTGACCGTCGACGGATTCAACGCCCTGCAGTACCACTGGGACATCGTCGAGGAGCGCGCGGCCGTCTTCGGCACGGCGGTCGATCGCAGGAACTGGAGCCTGGTCAGCCCGTTTCACATCGCCGAGACCGAGAAGCAGGCCCGCGAGGACGTGAAATTCGGTCTGGCACCGTGGTTTAACTACTTCCAGAAGGTGGCGGCGTTCCCGCAGATGACGATGCCCGGCGAGCAGATCGACGAGATGATCGACGTCATCAACGACAACGGCGCCGGCGTGATCGGCACACCCGAGCGGGCCCGCGAACAGGTACAGCGGATGTGGGACCAGTCCGGCGGTTTCGGTTGCATGCTGCAGATGGGCCACGAGTGGGCCAACCCGGCCGCCACCAGGCGGTCGGCGGAATTGTTCGCCGCTGAGGTCATGCCGCACTTTCAGGGGCAGGCGCAGCCGACGTTGGATGCCGCAGCCCGCGCCAGCGAGGCGCGTGAAGGCCTCGCCCAGTCTCAGATCGACGCCGTCGCACACATGGCGAAGAAGTACGAAGACGAAATCAGCTCGAAATAG
- a CDS encoding phosphotransferase yields MAELVPVLPAHRFDEAALARYLHGRLPGFDGHLEVRQFQGGQSNPTFHLRTAGGEYVLRKKPPGKLLPRAHEVEREHRVMAALADTDVPVPRMQLLCDDESVIGTNFFVMDHVPGRVFPDRVMREETPAHRAAVYEDLARVLAALHRVDWRAVGLEGFGRPEGYMQRQVALWTRQWDAARMEDMPAMDELAAWLPEHLPPDDAPACIAHGDYRLGNVLLHPTEPRVVAVLDWELSTIGNPLADLGYFCVAYHVPGGRSGVLDENLADSGHPSQDAFLQSYCAHAGRELPDSLDVFVVFSMFRLASITAGVWRRGVQGNAADARAGTDEYRDRYRGMAGAAWELAQKLTG; encoded by the coding sequence ATGGCTGAGCTGGTTCCGGTACTGCCCGCACATCGCTTCGACGAGGCGGCGCTGGCGCGTTATCTGCACGGCCGGTTGCCCGGCTTCGACGGTCACCTCGAGGTTCGCCAATTCCAGGGCGGGCAGAGCAATCCCACATTTCATCTACGCACTGCCGGCGGCGAATACGTGCTGCGCAAGAAGCCGCCGGGCAAGCTCCTACCGCGGGCGCACGAGGTCGAGCGCGAGCATCGCGTCATGGCCGCACTGGCCGACACCGACGTGCCGGTACCGCGCATGCAGCTGCTCTGCGACGACGAATCCGTAATCGGCACAAACTTTTTCGTGATGGATCATGTGCCGGGCCGGGTCTTCCCGGACCGGGTGATGCGCGAGGAGACTCCGGCCCACCGCGCCGCGGTCTACGAAGATTTGGCCCGGGTGCTTGCCGCTCTGCACCGAGTCGACTGGCGCGCAGTCGGACTCGAGGGATTCGGTCGACCGGAAGGCTACATGCAGCGGCAGGTCGCGCTCTGGACCCGACAGTGGGACGCCGCGCGCATGGAGGACATGCCCGCGATGGACGAACTGGCGGCCTGGCTACCCGAGCACCTACCGCCCGACGACGCGCCGGCGTGCATCGCACACGGTGACTATCGGTTGGGCAACGTGCTGCTGCACCCGACGGAACCGCGTGTGGTGGCGGTGCTGGACTGGGAGCTGTCGACGATCGGCAATCCGCTGGCTGACCTGGGCTACTTCTGCGTGGCCTACCACGTGCCGGGCGGGCGCAGCGGCGTCTTGGACGAAAACCTCGCTGACAGTGGGCATCCCAGCCAAGACGCCTTCCTGCAGAGCTACTGCGCGCACGCCGGCCGGGAGCTTCCCGACTCGCTCGACGTGTTCGTGGTGTTCTCGATGTTCCGGTTGGCCTCCATCACGGCCGGCGTCTGGCGCCGGGGGGTGCAGGGCAACGCCGCGGATGCGCGGGCGGGCACCGACGAATATCGCGACCGCTATCGCGGCATGGCCGGGGCCGCGTGGGAGTTGGCGCAAAAACTCACCGGCTGA
- a CDS encoding Rv0518 family GDSL lipase — MVTHGPAAPQPFQTVARGTPIDHVAVIGDSYTTGTDEGGWGPNTWTNRTWSTLARQGVQVAPDVASEGRAGYVVRGDHGSVFEDLTNRAVHPDDALVVFFGSRNDHGVDPLQMTAMTHDTLDLARRIAPSAKLLVIGPPWTDSDPPMDVLYIRDILSGQAHDFGATFVDPISDGWFVGRPELIGPDGVHPNDAGHAYMAEKIAPLIHAQLSRRG, encoded by the coding sequence ATGGTGACTCACGGCCCGGCCGCACCGCAGCCCTTCCAGACCGTCGCCCGCGGAACGCCCATCGACCACGTTGCTGTCATCGGGGACTCCTACACGACGGGCACCGACGAAGGCGGCTGGGGACCGAACACCTGGACCAACCGGACGTGGTCGACACTGGCCCGCCAGGGTGTTCAGGTCGCGCCCGATGTGGCCTCCGAGGGACGGGCCGGATACGTGGTCCGCGGCGATCACGGCAGCGTCTTCGAGGACCTGACGAATCGCGCCGTCCACCCTGACGACGCGCTGGTGGTGTTCTTCGGCTCCCGCAACGACCACGGCGTCGACCCGCTGCAGATGACCGCGATGACGCACGACACCCTGGACCTGGCCCGGCGGATCGCGCCGTCGGCGAAGCTGCTGGTGATCGGCCCACCGTGGACCGACTCCGACCCACCGATGGATGTCCTCTACATCCGCGACATTCTCAGCGGGCAGGCCCACGACTTCGGCGCGACGTTCGTCGACCCGATCAGCGACGGCTGGTTCGTCGGGCGGCCCGAGTTGATCGGACCCGACGGCGTGCACCCCAACGACGCCGGACACGCCTACATGGCGGAGAAGATCGCCCCACTGATCCACGCGCAGCTGTCGCGACGAGGCTGA
- a CDS encoding acyltransferase family protein, with translation MRSGDIKALTGLRIVAAVWVVLFHFRPLLRDAAPGFLDALTPVLNCGAQGVDLFFILSGFVLTWNYLDRMGGAWSTRATLHFLWLRLARVWPVYLVTLHLAALWVIFTLHVGHIPSQEIYRFTAISYVRQVLMTQLWFQPFFDDSSWDGPAWSISAEWLAYLLFGLIVLVIFRMARATRARNLVWLGVAASLPPVVSLLVTGQFYTPWSWLPRIVMQFTAGALVAAAVSRLKLTDRGRTVAGFASALLIAGVVGFLYWADAHPLHGVSDTGGLVDILFVPLVLTLAIGTGSLPALLATRPLVYGGQISFCLYMVHELVHTAWIWTAQQFELTMFGGQGRLLLAAVLAVTLVGAAILYHVVEEPARLWMRRMVGDGRPVVDAGDSEDAARTGKLQSIDGPNEDRPKPLSARAG, from the coding sequence GTGCGCAGCGGAGATATCAAGGCCCTCACGGGACTTCGCATCGTCGCCGCCGTCTGGGTCGTGCTGTTTCACTTTCGTCCGCTGTTGCGTGACGCGGCCCCCGGTTTCCTCGACGCACTCACTCCGGTGCTCAATTGCGGCGCCCAGGGCGTCGACCTCTTCTTCATTCTCAGCGGGTTCGTCCTGACCTGGAACTACCTCGACCGGATGGGCGGGGCGTGGTCGACGCGCGCCACACTGCATTTCCTCTGGCTCCGATTGGCGCGGGTGTGGCCGGTCTATCTGGTCACCCTGCACCTGGCCGCGCTGTGGGTGATCTTCACCTTGCACGTCGGTCACATCCCGTCGCAGGAGATCTACCGCTTCACCGCGATCAGCTACGTTCGGCAGGTCCTGATGACGCAGCTGTGGTTCCAGCCGTTCTTCGACGACTCGAGTTGGGACGGCCCGGCGTGGTCGATCAGCGCGGAGTGGCTGGCCTATCTGTTGTTCGGGCTGATCGTGCTGGTGATCTTCCGGATGGCCCGCGCGACCCGGGCCCGCAACCTGGTCTGGCTCGGGGTCGCCGCCTCGCTGCCTCCGGTGGTGTCGCTGCTGGTGACCGGCCAGTTCTACACGCCGTGGAGTTGGCTGCCCCGCATCGTCATGCAATTCACCGCGGGAGCATTGGTCGCCGCGGCGGTCAGCCGCCTGAAGCTCACCGATCGGGGACGCACGGTGGCCGGCTTCGCGTCGGCTCTGCTGATCGCGGGCGTGGTGGGCTTCCTCTACTGGGCGGACGCGCATCCGCTACACGGGGTGTCCGACACCGGCGGACTGGTGGACATCCTGTTCGTACCGCTGGTGCTGACGCTGGCGATCGGCACCGGCAGCCTGCCGGCGTTGCTGGCCACCCGGCCGCTGGTGTACGGCGGACAGATCTCGTTCTGCCTCTACATGGTTCACGAGTTGGTGCACACGGCGTGGATCTGGACGGCGCAGCAATTCGAGCTGACCATGTTCGGCGGCCAGGGAAGGCTGCTGCTGGCCGCGGTCCTCGCGGTGACGCTGGTCGGCGCCGCCATTCTCTACCACGTTGTCGAGGAGCCGGCCCGCCTCTGGATGCGCAGGATGGTCGGCGATGGCCGGCCGGTGGTCGACGCCGGGGACTCCGAAGACGCGGCTCGCACCGGCAAGCTGCAGTCGATCGACGGCCCGAACGAGGATCGCCCGAAGCCGCTGTCGGCGCGCGCCGGCTGA
- a CDS encoding glycoside hydrolase family 16 protein, protein MTVPEMNRRNVMMTFGVGALAAAVPAPKALAYTSPRVPAPTAPAPGAQTGGYLFHDEFDGPAGSAPDPSKWAISAHRTPIRNPVGFDRPEFWGQYRNSRENVFLDGNSNLVLRGTKEGNKFFGGLVSGNWRGGIGTTWEARIKLNCLTGGAWPAWWLSNDFPDRQGEVDLMEWYGNGEWPAGTTVHADPFGTAFETRPIGVDGGWHTWRVTWNQGGFYFWQDYADGMEPYFTVPATGIEDLNDPIRKWPFNDPDYNLFPVLNLAVGGSGGGDPASGSYPAEMLVDWVRVF, encoded by the coding sequence CTGACTGTGCCCGAGATGAATCGACGCAACGTCATGATGACGTTCGGGGTTGGCGCGCTGGCCGCCGCCGTCCCCGCCCCGAAAGCCCTGGCCTACACGTCGCCACGAGTGCCGGCGCCGACCGCTCCCGCGCCCGGCGCGCAGACCGGCGGCTATCTCTTTCATGACGAGTTCGACGGACCGGCCGGCTCGGCCCCCGACCCGTCGAAGTGGGCGATCTCGGCCCACCGCACGCCGATCAGGAACCCGGTCGGTTTCGATCGCCCGGAGTTCTGGGGCCAGTACCGCAACAGCCGCGAGAACGTCTTCCTCGACGGCAACTCGAACCTCGTGCTGCGCGGCACCAAAGAGGGCAACAAATTCTTCGGCGGACTGGTCAGCGGCAACTGGCGCGGCGGCATCGGCACCACCTGGGAAGCCCGGATCAAGCTCAACTGCCTCACCGGCGGCGCGTGGCCGGCCTGGTGGCTGTCCAACGACTTCCCGGACCGCCAAGGCGAAGTCGACCTGATGGAGTGGTACGGCAACGGCGAGTGGCCGGCCGGCACCACCGTGCACGCCGACCCGTTCGGCACCGCCTTCGAGACGCGCCCGATCGGCGTGGACGGCGGCTGGCACACCTGGCGGGTGACCTGGAACCAGGGTGGGTTCTACTTCTGGCAGGACTACGCCGACGGCATGGAGCCGTACTTCACCGTTCCCGCGACCGGCATCGAGGATCTCAACGACCCGATCCGCAAGTGGCCGTTCAACGATCCGGACTACAACCTGTTCCCGGTGCTGAACCTCGCGGTCGGCGGCTCCGGTGGTGGCGACCCCGCCTCGGGCAGCTACCCCGCCGAGATGCTGGTCGACTGGGTGCGCGTCTTCTGA
- a CDS encoding hemophore-related protein produces MSKLAGVVGGLALSALAGAGIASADGLSEQAINTTCNYGQVHAALQQQNPGYANILDSHPDAIQFLQDYLASDPGTRRVKAQQEAAKHPGQATVFYPVINNVAATCNGF; encoded by the coding sequence ATGAGCAAACTGGCTGGTGTAGTTGGGGGCTTGGCACTGTCGGCGCTCGCTGGCGCGGGGATCGCGTCCGCGGACGGCCTGTCGGAGCAGGCGATCAACACCACCTGCAACTACGGACAGGTCCACGCGGCGCTGCAGCAGCAGAACCCGGGCTACGCCAACATCCTGGACAGCCACCCCGATGCAATCCAGTTCCTGCAGGACTATCTGGCTTCGGATCCCGGCACCCGCCGTGTGAAGGCGCAGCAGGAAGCGGCCAAGCACCCGGGCCAGGCCACGGTGTTCTACCCGGTGATCAACAACGTCGCTGCGACCTGCAACGGCTTCTGA
- the tpx gene encoding thiol peroxidase: MAQITLRGNTINTVGDLPAVGAKAPAFTLTGSDLGALSSDQFQGKPVLLNIFPSVDTPVCAASVRKFNQSAAAGGVSVVNVSNDLPFAQARFCGAEGIENVQSASAFRDSFGQDYGVTITDGPMAGLLARAVVVIGADGNVAYEELVPEIAQEPNYDAALAALNSAS, encoded by the coding sequence ATGGCACAGATAACTTTGCGCGGAAACACGATCAACACCGTCGGCGACCTGCCGGCTGTCGGAGCTAAGGCCCCTGCGTTCACCTTGACCGGATCGGATCTGGGCGCGCTGAGCAGCGACCAGTTCCAGGGTAAACCGGTGCTGCTGAACATCTTTCCGTCGGTCGACACCCCGGTGTGCGCGGCCAGTGTCCGCAAGTTCAACCAGAGTGCCGCCGCGGGCGGCGTGTCGGTGGTGAACGTGTCCAACGACCTGCCGTTCGCCCAGGCGCGGTTCTGCGGCGCTGAGGGCATCGAGAACGTGCAGAGCGCCTCGGCGTTCCGGGACAGCTTCGGTCAGGACTACGGCGTCACCATCACCGACGGCCCCATGGCAGGCCTGCTCGCCCGCGCGGTCGTGGTCATCGGCGCCGACGGCAACGTCGCCTACGAGGAACTGGTGCCCGAGATCGCCCAGGAGCCGAACTACGACGCCGCGCTGGCCGCGCTCAACTCCGCGTCCTGA
- a CDS encoding nitroreductase family protein, translated as MDLATVDELLTTTRSVRRRLDLSRPVGRDVIMECLQIAMQAPTSSNAQDWRWLVITDAGKRAAIADIYRSIGEHYLPRMAASESDPQTQRVLSSAMSLTESLADVPVHVIPCLQRRFDGNDLVVASSAWASIIPAGWSFMLALRSRGLGSVWTTMHLAKEREVAELLGIPDTVTQAALFPVAYTVGTDFRPASRPPADTVTYWDHWDRG; from the coding sequence ATGGACCTCGCAACGGTGGACGAACTGCTGACCACGACCCGGTCGGTGCGCCGGCGCCTCGACCTGAGCAGGCCGGTCGGCCGCGACGTGATCATGGAATGCCTGCAGATCGCGATGCAGGCACCCACCTCGAGCAATGCGCAGGACTGGCGATGGCTGGTGATCACCGACGCGGGTAAGCGGGCCGCGATTGCCGACATCTACCGCAGCATCGGCGAGCACTACCTGCCCCGGATGGCGGCATCGGAATCGGACCCGCAGACCCAGCGGGTGCTGAGCAGCGCGATGAGCCTCACCGAGTCGCTCGCGGACGTGCCGGTGCACGTCATCCCGTGTCTGCAGCGCAGATTCGACGGCAACGACCTGGTGGTGGCGTCCTCGGCGTGGGCGTCGATCATCCCGGCCGGGTGGAGCTTCATGCTGGCGCTGCGGTCCCGCGGCCTCGGATCCGTCTGGACCACAATGCATTTGGCCAAGGAGCGCGAGGTGGCCGAGCTGCTAGGCATCCCCGACACCGTCACGCAGGCCGCACTCTTTCCGGTGGCGTACACCGTCGGCACCGACTTTCGGCCCGCCTCGCGGCCACCGGCCGACACCGTGACGTACTGGGACCACTGGGACCGCGGCTGA
- a CDS encoding LLM class flavin-dependent oxidoreductase — MDISCAFATSSQTPEHVELAESLGYRRAWLYDSPALYPDVWMILTRCAERTSRIGLGPGVLVPSLRHPMVNAAAIAELVDQAPGRVAVAIGSGFTGRFSLGKRPLPWRYVADYVRCLKSLLAGETTEWDGAMIRMMQPSGYGSARPIEVPILIGADGPKGLAVAAELGDGVFSAAVPQPDAVDAADWRALLSFGTVLDDGEELSSARVIDAAGPGALMLYHAFYERGGAAAVDGLPGGLGWRQAIESHPENERHLAIHEGHLVKANARDEPYVADLIPMASSLSLTGTAEHVAEWLNGLAAVGVTEVAYQPCGSDIARELRAFASASGVAG; from the coding sequence ATGGACATCTCGTGTGCGTTCGCGACCTCATCGCAGACCCCGGAGCACGTCGAACTGGCGGAGTCGCTCGGCTACCGGCGGGCCTGGCTCTACGACTCCCCCGCGCTGTATCCCGACGTCTGGATGATTCTGACTCGGTGCGCCGAACGGACGTCGAGAATCGGCCTGGGTCCGGGTGTGCTGGTTCCGAGCCTGCGGCACCCGATGGTCAACGCCGCGGCCATCGCCGAACTCGTCGACCAGGCGCCGGGCCGGGTCGCGGTTGCGATCGGGTCGGGCTTCACCGGGCGGTTCTCGTTGGGTAAGCGGCCCCTGCCGTGGCGGTACGTCGCCGACTACGTCCGCTGCCTCAAGTCGCTGCTGGCCGGCGAGACGACGGAATGGGACGGCGCCATGATCCGGATGATGCAACCGTCCGGCTACGGGTCGGCGCGACCGATCGAGGTGCCGATCCTGATCGGCGCCGATGGCCCGAAGGGACTCGCGGTGGCCGCCGAACTGGGCGACGGTGTGTTCTCGGCGGCCGTGCCACAACCCGATGCCGTCGACGCCGCCGACTGGCGGGCGCTGCTGTCCTTCGGCACCGTGCTCGACGACGGCGAGGAACTGTCGTCGGCACGGGTCATCGACGCGGCCGGACCGGGCGCGCTGATGCTCTATCACGCGTTCTACGAGCGCGGCGGCGCGGCGGCGGTCGACGGGCTGCCCGGCGGCCTCGGATGGCGGCAGGCGATCGAGTCCCACCCGGAGAACGAACGGCACCTCGCCATCCACGAAGGCCATCTGGTGAAGGCCAATGCCCGCGACGAGCCGTACGTCGCCGACCTCATTCCGATGGCCTCCAGCCTGTCGTTGACCGGCACCGCCGAACACGTTGCGGAATGGCTGAACGGCCTCGCCGCCGTCGGGGTCACCGAGGTCGCGTATCAGCCCTGTGGATCCGACATCGCACGCGAGTTACGAGCCTTCGCATCCGCTTCCGGCGTCGCTGGCTGA